One window from the genome of Asterias rubens chromosome 11, eAstRub1.3, whole genome shotgun sequence encodes:
- the LOC117296436 gene encoding arginine/serine-rich protein PNISR-like, with protein MWPAHHGGQWGAQAQQQYFANEGTDWGALAQEWIRQRVVVDGLAQEARDQEHHHRPPPLPQETQRPPLPDQPPPPLPGDRRDIPRPPPEDDRGPGSWNREKLVLQHQPPPPPQGFFHHDNWETHHAHIPPPGHPHEPKFPMMPSMHHPPPHHLPPPPLHPPPRLPPPPPLLSQSSPHHPPPPEEKPAVQTFDYGHGNTHGNTQGNTHGHAHENTHGNGHVAPVTFEHNHGIAAIKSEPSHLDSPNHPYEYSNQPRPAEKTQEPHEHHDHGDPYQHFHSQPPLHPPHPPHHQEMYPEEGYAPTQDYFYKQDWHQDSHTDNQHHNRDNGRAMPPHVDHMMRMDRHGNYVEDRHNRRSYPRHSGGVEDKEALAAAAELDAVKRKMLPAWIREGLDSMERSKQKKIEKDRMDKEKRERLEARKKAEQEVENEIRLAQGLPPISKYDDSDQESETSVTSEVTDDEEEEPKPKEGASSPAAKGPGEEEKVKEEVEEEEEEEEEVVPKTAEEKRLEMMMKVKQLMVETLVTVTTEEIRAVAEEVYKREKIKAKQAQTKVLSVSTTSALASITGLGGLTSYDSDSDDGSGTDEDDGDDDVDSDEELQISIKEKHRAWATRKREVEEESEEEEDEDDQKEDQKEETRSPEKEAKPQGKEKTLSPAAQVKSPNVAKESHKSSRNKEKRAKRTDSSQSSSGSDSESSSSDGSSTSGSSSRSGSRSSSHSRDRSRSRDQYKRKKRSRSRSKSRERKRSRERRRKERSRTPEKRRHRSKDERRRSRDRSRSRSSSREKSHRSKRVSHSPEPERKRRESHRSSHRSPTPKSSKKRKSSSRRKREDSEESSNSSSSASKSSSKRKKRSKTHRRDKEEKSIRSKSSHHDDSKSRSSDKKSRDQKGRKRSRSRSAEHRSSKSSRRDRSRSRSTEKRSDRHKRRKERSESREGSPDRSRRSSTGKRSGREHRDSSR; from the exons ATGTGGCCCGCCCATCATGGGGGCCAGTGGGGGGCTCAGGCCCAGCAACAATACTTCGCGAACGAAG GTACCGACTGGGGAGCACTCGCCCAGGAATGGATCCGGCAGCGTGTCGTCGTCGATGGCCTAGCCCAGGAGGCAAGAGATCAGGAACACCATCATCGTCCGCCTCCACTTCCTCAAGAAACCCAACGTCCTCCTCTTCCAGATCAGCCTCCCCCTCCATTGCCAGGGGACCGCCGAGATATCCCGCGCCCTCCCCCAGAAGATGACAGAG GACCTGGTTCCTGGAACCGAGAGAAACTGGTTCTCCAACACCAGCCTCCGCCTCCTCCTCAAGGTTTCTTCCACCATGACAACTGGGAAACCCATCACGCCCACATACCACCCCCTGGGCATCCCCATGAGCCCAAATTCCCCATGATGCCCTCGATGCATCATCCTCCGCCCCACCACCTCCCGCCCCCTCCTCTTCATCCTCCCCCTCGCCTCCCGCCTCCGCCGCCCCTTCTGAGTCAGTCATCACCGCATCACCCTCCTCCCCCTGAGGAGAAACCCGCCGTGCAGACCTTCGATTACGGCCATGGGAACACGCACGGAAACACCCAGGGAAACACCCACGGACACGCCCACGAAAACACCCACGGTAACGGCCATGTTGCACCGGTGACCTTCGAGCATAACCACGGCATCGCTGCAATCAAGTCCGAGCCGAGCCACTTGGATTCCCCGAATCATCCCTATGAGTACAGCAACCAACCACGCCCGGCGGAGAAGACACAAGAACCTCATGAACATCATGATCATGGGGACCCATATCAACATTTTCATTCTCAACCTCCCCTGCATCCCCCGCATCCCCCGCATCATCAAGAGATGTACCCAGAAGAG GGTTACGCGCCAACTCAAGACTACTTCTACAAGCAGGACTGGCACCAAGACTCCCACACAGACAATCAGCATCATAATCGCGACAACGGACGAGCGATGCCGCCTCACGTGGATCACATGATGAGGATGGACAGACACGGGAACTACGTCGAGGACAGACACAATCGACGGAGCTACCCGAGACACAGTGGTGGTGTTGAGGATAAGGAGGCGTTAGCAGCTGCTGCAGAACTCG ATGCCGTCAAGCGTAAGATGCTTCCAGCTTGGATACGGGAAGGATTGGACAGTATGGAGCGCTCAAAGCAGAAGAAGATCGAGAAAGATCGAATGGATAAAGAAAAGCGGGAACGTCTGGAGGCAAGAAAGAAGGCTGAGCAAGAGGTTGAGAATGAGATCCGACTGGCTCAGGGGCTTCCCCCAATATCAAAATATGAT GACAGCGATCAGGAGTCTGAGACCTCGGTGACGTCTGAGGTGACGGATGATGAAGAAGAGGAACCAAAGCCCAAAGAAGGAGCGTCCTCTCCAGCAGCCAAAGGCCCTGGGGAGGAGGAGAAGGTTAAGGAAGAGGtggaagaggaggaggaggaggaggaggaggtaGTGCCTAAGACAGCTGAAGAGAAGAGACTTGAGATG ATGATGAAAGTGAAGCAGCTGATGGTGGAAACTCTGGTTACCGTGACGACGGAAGAAATCCGAGCCGTTGCCGAGGAGGTTTACAAGAGAGAGAAGATCAAGGCAAAACAAG CCCAGACCAAGGTGTTATCAGTGTCCACCACGTCCGCACTGGCCTCCATCACAGGACTAG GTGGTTTGACGTCCTATGACTCTGACAGTGACGACGGCAGTGGCACTGACGAGGACGACGGTGACGACGATGTGGACAGTGACGAGGAACTTCAGATCAGCATCAAAGAGAAGCATCGAGCTTGGGCTACACGAAAGAGAGAAG TTGAGGAAGAGTCTGAGGAGGAAGAAGATGAGGATGACCAGAAAGAGGACCAAAAGGAAGAGACGAGATCGCCAGAAAAGGAAGCGAAGCCCCAAGGAAAAGAGAAGACGTTAAGCCCTGCAGCACAAGTCAAATCACCGAATGTTGCTAAAGAAAGCCACAAAAGCAGTCGCAATAAAGAAAAGCGAGCAAAGCGAACAGATAGCTCACAAAGCAGCAGCGGTTCAGACTCTGAGAGCAGCTCAAGCGATGGCAGCAGCACAAGCGGCAGCAGCAGCAGGTCCGGCAGCCGCAGTAGTTCACATAGCAGAGATCGATCACGCAGCAGAGACCAATATAAGCGCAAGAAGAGATCACGCAGCAGATCTAAAAGTAGGGAGCGAAAGCGTTCAAGAGAGAGACGTCGTAAGGAACGCTCAAGAACTCCAGAGAAACGCCGTCACAGAAGCAAAGATGAGCGAAGGAGAAGTCGAGATCGCAGTAGATCTAGGTCTAGCAGTCGGGAGAAGTCTCACCGCAGCAAGCGCGTCTCGCATTCCCCCGAGCCCGAGAGGAAACGAAGAGAGTCGCACAGAAGCTCCCATCGAAGTCCGACTCCCAAATCAAGTAAAAAGCGGAAAAGCAGCAGCCGCAGAAAGCGCGAGGACTCTGAGGAAAGTTCTAATAGCTCCTCGAGCGCGTCCAAATCTAGCTCAAAGCGCAAGAAGCGGAGCAAGACGCACCGTCGCGACAAAGAGGAGAAAAGCATCCGTAGTAAATCATCACACCACGATGACAGCAAGTCGAGAAGTTCAGATAAGAAAAGCCGGGATCAGAAGGGACGGAAGCGTTCCAGGTCCAGATCGGCAGAGCACAGGTCTTCAAAGAGCAGTCGGAGAGACAGGTCTCGGTCGAGGAGCACAGAGAAGCGGTCCGATCGTCACAAGAGGCGGAAGGAAAGATCCGAGTCTAGGGAAGGGTCACCTGATAGGTCACGTAGGAGCAGCACCGGTAAGAGGTCTGGTCGAGAACACAGGGATAGCTCAAGATAA
- the LOC117296653 gene encoding coiled-coil domain-containing protein 174-like produces MNSGKKIEVNSSSLVGLKAELFRKQEALRKERLQQNSTTVKAKPVPKKASIWTKKNAGVQSRAEKDKVLTAEEENALDKSRKALEAKTKLYEQMSKGAILTAEDDAADHFLVDFEKKAIGDMKEKRRLKEEEEEAARAGPEYEMGATDVPGPVDSEDQWVDYVDTLGRSRRCMKKDLPELINMDKRLNPQAFKEKDDKEKAMKQEALPDLLSSDMHREMMRKKWEAEEEEMRSRGPGPLHYQNLKFDEVREMGVGYFDFSKDEGERQSQMEMLSHLRGETLDQRTKSEQLKAKRKAALKARLDKVKQRKRAKGEIVEEEGGKDHQEEEEDARIKEEAVSARRRQKEEDEKRLAERLSKTAPARPWDIGKEESQWDRVKKQVREERPQEFAPPQQYNWMTPSTRQTPKKSKFASTESYDDTLSTSKRLQEFAPPSNSAKWNMRQGVSASTSEEGISLESKKSEDHGRQAGESNQGEDFRRGGIGAKVVSEDSIAQALSFFRSKAKK; encoded by the exons ATGAACTCGGGCAAGAAAATAGAGGTGAATTCTTCTTCG CTTGTGGGTTTGAAGGCGGAGTTATTCCGGAAGCAAGAGGCACTCCGCAAAGAACGACTTCAACAGAACTCCACTACAGTCAAGGCTAAACCTGTTCCTAAG AAAGCAAGTATCTGGACCAAGAAGAATGCTGGAGTCCAGTCCCGAGCTGAGAAGGATAAAGTTCTCACAGCGgaagaagaaaatgcattggataaatcaag GAAAGCCTTAGAGGCCAAGACAAAGCTGTATGAGCAGATGTCAAAAGGAGCCATTCTGACAGCAG AGGACGATGCTGCAGATCACTTCCTGGTGGACTTTGAGAAGAAGGCCATCGGTGACATGAAGGAGAAGAGAAGACTCaaggaggaggaagaggaggcagcaagggcggggccagagtatgagatgggagccacggatgtacctggcccagTCGACTCTGAAGACCAATG gGTGGACTATGTGGACACTTTAGGACGCTCAAGACGCTGTATGAAGAAAGATCTTCCCGAGCTAATCAACATGGATAAACGTCTTAATCCTCAGGCATTCAA AGAGAAGGACGACAAGGAGAAAGCTATGAAGCAAGAGGCACTGCCAGATCTTCTCTCTAGTGACATGCATCGGGAGATGATGAGGAAGAAATGGGAGGCCGAGGAGGAAGAAATGAGGAGCCGAGGTCCGGGCCCTCTTCACTACCAGAACCTCAAGTTTGATG AGGTGAGAGAGATGGGCGTCGGCTACTTTGACTTCTCAAAGGATGAGGGAGAGAGACAGAGTCAGATGGAGATGTTGAGTCATCTTAGAGGCGAG acgCTTGATCAGAGAACCAAGAGTGAACAGCTGAAAGCGAAACGCAAAGCGGCCCTAAAGGCCCGACTGGATAAAGTGAAGCAGCGTAAGAGAGCCAAGGGGGAGATAGTTGAGGAGGAGGGCGGTAAGGACCatcaggaggaggaggaagatgcGAGGATAAAGGAGGAGGCGGTGTCAGCGAGACGGAGACAGAAGGAGGAGGATGAAAAGAGGTTAGCAGAGAGGCTGAGCAAGACGGCGCCGGCGAGACCTTGGGATATCGGAAAAG aAGAGTCGCAATGGGACAGGGTGAAGAAGCAAGTacgtgaagagcgccctcaagagtttgCTCCTCCACAGCAGTACAACTGGATGACGCCATCGACgagacaaactccaaagaagAGCAAGTTTGCGTCCACGGAAAGTTACGACGACACCCTTAGCACGTCAAAACGGCTGCAGGAGTTCGCTCCTCCAAGTAATTCTGCAAAGTGGAACATGAGACAGGGTGTGTCTGCAAGTACTTCCGAAGAGGGGATTTCGTTAGAGTCCAAGAAATCTGAGGATCATGGAAGACAGGCTGGGGAATCGAACCAAGGAGAAGATTTCCGACGAGGAGGGATTGGAGCTAAGGTAGTTAGTGAGGACTCTATAGCACAAGCTTTGT